A genomic window from Salvia splendens isolate huo1 chromosome 11, SspV2, whole genome shotgun sequence includes:
- the LOC121754637 gene encoding protein FAR-RED IMPAIRED RESPONSE 1-like → MIVTDQDMGMRSAIEEVLVDMRHRWCMWHIMHKLATKVLNRLLRDEDFKKEFNACVWSDLLEPDEFEEEWKRVVESHGLEDFDWFNTLYEYRHFWIPAYFKDFPLGSMIRTTSILESENSFYKRFLKPRANIAKFYLNFNHAVEFQRNSRTALDYHDATVLPILATTLPFEKHASTLYTDTMFKRIQKEIVEGNDRCRVLGFSSTKFVDTYKLGDSNRKSNNELKKIPDKYCQSRWMKTPLAKAVHGEFHDDFPTRSVVDDRQTLSKQGISMFYGFLRRFEGDIELLRAFVGGVEELGNSGNPTTSAAEKR, encoded by the exons ATGATCGTGACAGATCAAGACATGGGAATGAGATCAGCCATTGAAGAGGTTCTGGTTGACATGCGACACCGATGGTGTATGTGGCATATAATGCATAAGTTGGCTACCAAGGTTCTAAATAGGTTGCTGAGGGATGAAGATTTCAAGAAGGAATTCAATGCATGCGTTTGGTCGGATCTTCTTGAGCCCGACGAATTTGAAGAGGAGTGGAAAAGAGTTGTGGAAAGTCATGGGTTGGAAGACTTTGACTGGTTCAACACATTGTACGAATATAGGCATTTCTGGATACCGGCGTATTTTAAAGATTTTCCTCTGGGTTCGATGATTAGGACTACGTCCATTTTAGAATCGGAGAACAGTTTCTACAAAAGATTTTTGAAGCCCCGTGCGAACATAGCCAAGTTCTACTTGAATTTCAACCATGCTGTTGAATTCCAGCGAAACAGTAGGACAGCTTTAGACTACCACGATGCCACTGTTTTGCCCATTTTGGCCACTACGCTACCGTTCGAGAAACATGCTTCGACGCTATACACCGATACGATGTTCAAGAGAATACAGAAAGAAATCGTTGAGGGTAATGATAGATGTCGCGTGCTAGGTTTTTCTTCGACTAAATTTGTTGACACATATAAGCTTGGGGATAGCAATCGCAAATC GAACAATGAATTAAAGAAAATACCAGATAAATACTGCCAAAGCAGGTGGATGAAGACTCCGTTAGCCAAGGCGGTCCATGGGGAGTTTCATGATGACTTCCCTACTAGGTCTGTTGTTGACGATAGGCAAACACTGTCAAAGCAAGGCATTTCTATGTTCTACGGTTTTCTCCGGCGATTTGAGGGGGACATTGAATTGCTAAGGGCATTTGTAGGCGGTGTGGAAGAACTTGGTAATTCTGGGAATCCTACAACGTCCGCAGCTGAAAAAAGGTGA